A stretch of DNA from Triticum dicoccoides isolate Atlit2015 ecotype Zavitan chromosome 2A, WEW_v2.0, whole genome shotgun sequence:
AGCTCGAGATCTGAGCGGGGCTGCCCGCCGTGCCCCCCTCCCGCATGGGCTTCAAATTTCTGAAGCAACCGTTGTTCTGTTGCTATGAGTTCCAAGTCGGCTGGGCCTGATCGAGTTTAGAGGCGGCTGGGTGACTGGTGGAGAAAGGGATTGCTTAAGCGTCGGGGCGCGAAAAAAAAGAAGGAAATGCCACGCAAGGAATCGGCTTAGCTGCTCAGATGTGCGTGGCGAAGTAGCAGGATGTATCCTTTTAGGATGGTCGCGTTAGATCTGCTTTTTTGTGTTATGAGAAATGGCCTGGTTGCTGTTGTTTGAAGAACCTCTCCGTGATTTGCAACGACTTTTGTTCTGATTTATTCCGAGCTTTATGCTTAACACCGGAGTAAATTTTGCTACCATCCTCGAAATGTCATTGACTGTTAGGCTGAAAACACATAATGATCACATTAGTTATTTGAACAGTCAAATTAACTGGCTTGGAGTTTCTGTGGGGTTTGATATGCTGGAAGACTTCAGAATATTCTTTTGGCATTACATGATCGTTGTCATGTTTCTTTTGAGTTTTCACATGCACTGTGTTATGAATACAAACGATTCGCAACTGGGAAGGAAGTGTTCTGATTTTGAAAGTGACAGCTCAAATACTCTTTTGGCTGTTTATCTGCAGTATTAGCAATTTAAGCTTAATACTCTTCTGGGATTAGTTATAATGTCAATGCTTTATTGTGCAACAATAGTATTTGGTTTAGCTTATGATGAAAGTAGTGCAATTGGTTTGTCAGATCGAATTCATAACAATCAAGCCTTCGTGCAGGTGCTGCAGTACATGCATTACATATTCTATAAACATTCCTATTTTGCAGGATTCCTTTGAGCTTCCTCGGCGGGATTCCTCAAGAGATGGGGACGTTGAAATGGGAATGCATCAGCCTGATGCTTCTGATAATTTAAAAGGCTTCTTGAAGAAGGTGCTGTTTAGGAAACTCTTCAGTCTTCGCATTTTGTAACGGCCTTATTTGTCCATTTTTGCACTTCAGATTAATGACATGATGCTTTCATACACAGGTTGATGGAATTGAGAGCCTAATAGCTAAGCTGACGAATCTCTTGACTAAGCTCCAGGTCCATTAATCACCCCCCATTCTAATTTCCTTATTTCTCTTTCTGGTCCTTATTCATAGTAATGACGGAATCTCGGTGTGTGAGTACTAACTTCTTGATGAATTTATCAAAGCCCCGCAGTTAAATATAATATATATACACCCTGCCTTTTCTTGCAGACTGCAAACGAGGAATCAAAAGCAGTTACGAAAGCAAGTGCCATGAAAGGTGAGAACTCGTGTTCTTTAGCAGAGCCAAACCTTATCTGAAATGAGTGTAGACTCTCTTGAAAATTTTGCTATATGTATAGTCACGTACAACAATACATTTTTGTAGCAATTAAGCAGCGAATGGAGAAAGATATTGATGAAGTGGGGAAAATTGTTCGTATGGCAAAAACCAAAGTTGATGAACTGGAAAAAGATGTATGTTTACACTTGACCTGCTTGTGTCTGTCATTCTTTCCTAGCTTTATCTGCATGAATTAAAGGATGGACGTGCTTATGGTTTGCTGCCTCTGTGCTACAGAACTTATCTAACAGGCAGAAACCTGGATGTGGGAAGGGGTCTGCAGTAGATCGATCAAGAGAACAGACTACTGGGTAAATTTGCTGTCAATTTGTGTTTCCGATTTCTTGCCTTCATGAATTAGTTGTTGTTCACTGTGCTTACCGATCTCTACAGAGCAGTCAAAAAGAAATTGAAGGAACGGATGGACGATTTTCAGGTATTGTTTTCCTCTAACTGGACTGTCCAAATTACCTTGTATGTGATGATTTTCTTGTTCCATGAATAAAAGTTCCCTCTAATGCCTAATAATCTTTAGACACATAGAAAATTAATCCATATTTTTCTATTTACTACCtgggctatttgacatgccctcATAGAGCAGCAGGGACATCCAGCTATATGAAGTCTGAACATCTAGCTCTTCTAAAGCGGTGGAAGTGGCTTCATTGATGCTTATATGTTCTAAAAAGTAAAGGACAAATATTACTGAACTATGTTTTGCAAATTATCCTCCTTTCAACTTTCATTAACTTTACAAGAATATTTCTTACCATCATGGTAGATTGAAAGTATGCATCAGCCTGATGTCTGAAAATAGAATAATATAATGTACTATTGCAACTATGTGAGTTATACGGTGTTGTTACCCTCTGATGCAGGTATTGAGAGAATCAATCCGGCAGGAGTACCGGGAAGTTGTTGAAAGAAGGGTATTTACTGTAACTGGCAATCGCCCTGATGAAGAGGTATAGTTGCAACATTTTTTTATATGGTTAaatttgtgctttgatttgtaatgTTTTTTAGTTGTTTATCTTACAGTGTGCCTCCTTTGTTACTTTGGAACCTGCAGACTATTGATGATTTAATCGAGACAGGGAGAAGTGAGCAGATTTTCAAAGATGCTGTTCAGCAGCAGGGGAGAGGCCAGGTATATGAGTTATAACTTGGTCATTATTTGTGTACTTGTGGGAAAATGCATCAAAATCTCATC
This window harbors:
- the LOC119354544 gene encoding syntaxin-132-like, whose product is MGMHQPDASDNLKGFLKKVDGIESLIAKLTNLLTKLQTANEESKAVTKASAMKAIKQRMEKDIDEVGKIVRMAKTKVDELEKDNLSNRQKPGCGKGSAVDRSREQTTGAVKKKLKERMDDFQVLRESIRQEYREVVERRVFTVTGNRPDEETIDDLIETGRSEQIFKDAVQQQGRGQILDTVAEIQERHDAVRDLERKLLELQQIFLDMAVLVEAQGDMINHIETHVSNATNHIQQGVGALQNAKKLQKNSRKWMCYAIILLLVIVVIIVVAVIQPWKK